TTCAAGAATTGAAAGCAGCGCTGCTAGAGTTAAAAGCATCAGTAGAAGAAAATCCGAAGCAAATTTTAGCTTCCGATGCTGAAGACATACACAGCTGGGTAGAAATTAACCTGATTGAAAAAACGGGTGATTTAGGCAAGAAATTGCATACCGGCCGCAGCCGTAATGACCAAGTTGCCACTGATTTAAAACTTTGGTGCAAGGAAACTGGTAGTGATTTACTTTATGCATTAGTGAACTTACAACAAGCTATGCTAGATCTTGCTGAACGCGAACGTAATACGGTACTGCCAGGCTATACCCATTTACAACGTGCTCAACCGATTACCTTTGGTCATTGGTGTTTGGCTTATGTTGAAATGTTTAACCGTGATATAGGACGTTTAAAAGATGCTTTATATCGTGCAGACACTTCGCCATTAGGCTCAGGCGCCTTAGCGGGTACAGCTTACCCGATTGATCGTGAAAAACTGGCCCATAACCTTGGTTTTAGAAGCGCAACGCTGAATAGTTTAGATGCAGTTTCAGACCGTGATCATGTCATTGAGTTATTATCAACTGCCAGTATCAGCATGATGCACTTGTCACGTTTTGCAGAAGATTTAGTGTTTTACAATTCAGGCGAAGCCGGTTTTGTTGAAATGAGCGATTTGGTTAGCTCTGGCTCATCATTAATGCCGCAAAAGAAAAATCCAGATGCTTGTGAATTACTGCGTGGTAAAGCAGGCCGAGTAATGGGCTCTCTTACCGGTATGATGATGACAATGAAAGCCTTACCGCTTGCCTACAATAAAGACATGCAAGAAGACAAAGAAGGTTTATTTGACGCGCTTGATACGTGGCAAGAATGTATGCAAATGGCTGTTTTAGTTGCAGAAGGTTTAACGGTAAATCGTGCCCGTACATTAGCTGCTGCTCAACAAGGTTATGCAAACTCAACCGAGCTTGCAGACTATCTTGTAAGTAAAGATATTCCATTTCGCGAAGCACATCATATTGTTGGTGAAGTGGTATTGGCGGCAATCGATGCTGGTCATGCACTAGAAGACTTCTCGATTGCGCAATTACAAAAATTTAGTGACAGAATAGAGCAAGATGTTTACCAACATTTATCCATTGAGTCGTGTTTAGATAAACGTGGTGCAATAGGTGGTACTTCTCGTCAACAAGTTGAAAAAGCCTTAGCAGAAGTGCAGTCGGGTAATCTTTTATCTGATAATCAAGATACTCTAAACACACAAGTTTTAGGGGCACCCAGTAAAACGCAAATCAACATGACCTTAAAACAAGTTAAACAACGTTTGAATGCGCAACGAGCAGCCGCTATGTCGGTTCGAAGAGCAAGAATGTCAGACATTGATAGTATTTCGGCGTTAGTTGATTACTGGGCAGATCTTGGAGAAATATTACCGCGCAGTCGCGACAATATTATTCATGACGTACAAAATTTTGTTGTCGCAGAAGTTGACGGTGTTGTTGTGGGTTGTGCATCACTTTATATTTATCAAACGGGACTAGCTGAAATTCGCTCGGTCGTTATTGATAAAAGTGCTCATGGTCAAGGCCAAGGGCAAGCGCTAGTGCAATATTTATTAGAATTTGCTCATCAAATTCAACTACAAAAAATTATAGTGCTGACTTATATTCCACAATATTTTGAGCAATTAGGCTTTAACTTAATTGATAAAAACTCATTAGCTGACAATATTATTGAAGACAGTGAGCAAAGTCCGCATAAAGACCCTGCAGATGAAGTGGCGATGGAATATATTGTTAATCGCTGTGCAGAAGAAGCATAGTCGTTTTAGCATTGGTAGTAAGTGATCGATATTAGTGAACAAATGTCATGAATAGTAATGAAGAAAATGTAAAGTGGTTTAGAAGTGCTGCGCCCTATATTAACGCCCATCGCGGTAAAACCTTTGTGTTAATGTTTGGCGGAGAAGCAGTGCAACATGCTAATTTTGCTAATATTATTCATGATATTGCTTTACTAAGAAGTTTAGGTGTGAAGTTAGTTTTAGTGCATGGTGCGCGCGTGCAAATAGAAGAGCGGTTAACCGCTCGCGCACTGCCACAGCACATAGAAAACAACATTCGAATTACCGATGCAGAGACTTTACTCGCTGTTAAAGACGCTACCGGTTCACTGCGTATTCATATTGAAGCCCTGCTAACTATGGGCTTAGTTAATTCGCCGATGCATGGTGCACAAATACGGGTTAGCACGGGTAACTTTGTTATTGCTAAGCCCATTGGTGTTCGTGACGGTATTGATTTTAAACATAGTGGTTTAGTACGCAGAATTGATGCTGAGGGCATTAATACACAATTGAATTTTGGTTCAATAGTATTGCTATCGCCAGTAGGTTATTCGTCAA
The Colwellia sp. Arc7-D genome window above contains:
- the argH gene encoding argininosuccinate lyase, which produces MALWGGRFKEQASVQFKKFNDSLPVDYRMAVQDIVGSIAWAEALTTVDVLSQAEFQELKAALLELKASVEENPKQILASDAEDIHSWVEINLIEKTGDLGKKLHTGRSRNDQVATDLKLWCKETGSDLLYALVNLQQAMLDLAERERNTVLPGYTHLQRAQPITFGHWCLAYVEMFNRDIGRLKDALYRADTSPLGSGALAGTAYPIDREKLAHNLGFRSATLNSLDAVSDRDHVIELLSTASISMMHLSRFAEDLVFYNSGEAGFVEMSDLVSSGSSLMPQKKNPDACELLRGKAGRVMGSLTGMMMTMKALPLAYNKDMQEDKEGLFDALDTWQECMQMAVLVAEGLTVNRARTLAAAQQGYANSTELADYLVSKDIPFREAHHIVGEVVLAAIDAGHALEDFSIAQLQKFSDRIEQDVYQHLSIESCLDKRGAIGGTSRQQVEKALAEVQSGNLLSDNQDTLNTQVLGAPSKTQINMTLKQVKQRLNAQRAAAMSVRRARMSDIDSISALVDYWADLGEILPRSRDNIIHDVQNFVVAEVDGVVVGCASLYIYQTGLAEIRSVVIDKSAHGQGQGQALVQYLLEFAHQIQLQKIIVLTYIPQYFEQLGFNLIDKNSLADNIIEDSEQSPHKDPADEVAMEYIVNRCAEEA